Proteins from a genomic interval of Drosophila melanogaster chromosome 2R:
- the PIG-X gene encoding phosphatidylinositol glycan anchor biosynthesis class X, isoform C has protein sequence MEKAGMHSDKCLCRTLNYRLRFDIPLVGKDCEYALVQDLPASVYISTDELDDLQRLKRLNAIYPKFVNIEVATERAQPFSVLLRGTPKITESLALPVHFRYHAPSDKRLAATVAIPLPELYLNCPMADSALIENELVARPDKLYCLNAPESRFDENHIKDGQPTTMANLERCNWRRVHVDCQLKMPLRAEIPVGHASAYGPVLCGTILLGWSLALWTIIHSMANTRRINQRLNEQRLLQQKVK, from the exons atggaaaaagccGGCATGCACAG TGATAAATGTTTATGCAGGACCCTTAATTACCGTCTGCGGTTCGATATACCCTTGGTGGGCAAGGACTGCGAGTATGCGCTGGTCCAGGATTTGCCCGCATCCGTTTACATAAGCACAGACGAACTGGATGACCTGCAGCGTTTGAAGAGG TTAAATGCCATCTATCCTAAGTTCGTCAACATTGAAGTAGCCACGGAACGGGCGCAGCCCTTCTCCGTTTTACTGCGCGGTACACCAAAGATTACGGAATCGCTGGCTCTGCCCGTGCATTTTCGCTACCATGCCCCCAGTGATAAGCG TTTGGCGGCAACGGTGGCCATACCCCTACCCGAGCTCTATCTCAACTGCCCGATGGCTGATAGTGCGCTCATCGAAAACGAGTTGGTTGCCCGGCCCGATAAGCTGTACTGCCTGAATGCGCCGGAAAGCCGTTTCGACGAGAACCATATCAAGGATGGCCAACCCACGACCATGGCTAATCTGGAGCGCTGCAACTGGAGGCGGGTGCACGTGGACTGCCAGCTAAAGATGCCGCTGCGTGCCGAGATTCCGGTAGGCCATGCTAGCGCCTACGGTCCAGTTCTGTGCGGCACCATCCTGCTAGGTTGGTCTCTGGCCCTGTGGACCATCATCCACTCGATGGCCAACACGCGACGCATCAATCAGCGCCTCAACGAGCAGCGACTTCTGCAGCAAAAAGTCAAGTAA
- the PIG-X gene encoding phosphatidylinositol glycan anchor biosynthesis class X, isoform B, with translation MEKAGMHRTLNYRLRFDIPLVGKDCEYALVQDLPASVYISTDELDDLQRLKRLNAIYPKFVNIEVATERAQPFSVLLRGTPKITESLALPVHFRYHAPSDKRLAATVAIPLPELYLNCPMADSALIENELVARPDKLYCLNAPESRFDENHIKDGQPTTMANLERCNWRRVHVDCQLKMPLRAEIPVGHASAYGPVLCGTILLGWSLALWTIIHSMANTRRINQRLNEQRLLQQKVK, from the exons atggaaaaagccGGCATGCACAG GACCCTTAATTACCGTCTGCGGTTCGATATACCCTTGGTGGGCAAGGACTGCGAGTATGCGCTGGTCCAGGATTTGCCCGCATCCGTTTACATAAGCACAGACGAACTGGATGACCTGCAGCGTTTGAAGAGG TTAAATGCCATCTATCCTAAGTTCGTCAACATTGAAGTAGCCACGGAACGGGCGCAGCCCTTCTCCGTTTTACTGCGCGGTACACCAAAGATTACGGAATCGCTGGCTCTGCCCGTGCATTTTCGCTACCATGCCCCCAGTGATAAGCG TTTGGCGGCAACGGTGGCCATACCCCTACCCGAGCTCTATCTCAACTGCCCGATGGCTGATAGTGCGCTCATCGAAAACGAGTTGGTTGCCCGGCCCGATAAGCTGTACTGCCTGAATGCGCCGGAAAGCCGTTTCGACGAGAACCATATCAAGGATGGCCAACCCACGACCATGGCTAATCTGGAGCGCTGCAACTGGAGGCGGGTGCACGTGGACTGCCAGCTAAAGATGCCGCTGCGTGCCGAGATTCCGGTAGGCCATGCTAGCGCCTACGGTCCAGTTCTGTGCGGCACCATCCTGCTAGGTTGGTCTCTGGCCCTGTGGACCATCATCCACTCGATGGCCAACACGCGACGCATCAATCAGCGCCTCAACGAGCAGCGACTTCTGCAGCAAAAAGTCAAGTAA